In Carassius carassius chromosome 5, fCarCar2.1, whole genome shotgun sequence, one genomic interval encodes:
- the LOC132140713 gene encoding inactive phospholipid phosphatase 7 isoform X1, with the protein MPLNPSRFRAKDRSGSSSSVMGWPEFLSVNVPPRNNRAWRRSGQSRSQQNQQSENLPEPGESMKERREATRLPDEDCMLLNPSFRGIAINSLLAIDICLSKRLGVCVHTTSSWGSMRSAVTLLALTGHGITWICGTLVCLTQSNTLAGQEVLINLLIALILDVLTVAGVQKLVRRKGPWDISPGFLDCVALDTYSFPAAHASRAVMVSKFLLSHLVLAVPLRVLLVLWAVLVGLSRVLLGQHHLTDMACGFALGFLHFSLMETVWLSSGACQTLISIGTFSWGSIR; encoded by the exons ATGCCTTTGAACCCGAGTCGCTTTAGAGCGAAGGATcgcagtggcagcagcagcagcgttaTGGGCTGGCCTGAGTTTCTGTCCGTGAACGTCCCGCCACGAAACAACAGAGCGTGGAGAAGATCCGGCCAGTCCCGATCCCAGCAGAACCAGCAGAGTGAGAACCTGCCAGAGCCGGGTGAGAGCATGAAGGAGCGCAGAGAGGCGACCAGGCTGCCGGATGAAGACTGCATGCTGCTCAATCCGTCCTTCAGAGGCATCGCCATCAACTCACTGCTGGCCATCGACATCTGTCTGTCCAAGCGTCTGGGTGTGTGCGTCCACACCACATCCTCATGGGGCAGCATGCGCTCTGCGGTCACTCTACTGGCTCTGACGGGTCACGGCATCACCTGGATCTGTGGGACTCTGGTGTGTCTCACTCAGAGTAACACGCTGGCTGGACAAGAGGTCCTGATCAACCTGCTGATAG CGCTGATTCTTGATGTTCTGACTGTGGCCGGGGTTCAGAAACTGGTCAGGCGCAAAGGACCATGGGACATAAGTCCCGGCTTTCTGGACTGTGTGGCTCTGGACACGTACTCGTTCCCGGCTGCACATGCCAGCAGAGCAGTCATGGTGTCCAAGTTCCTCTTGTCCCATCTGGTGCTGGCCGTCCCGCTGCGGGTCCTGCTGGTGCTGTGGGCCGTCCTGGTGGGCTTGTCCCGCGTTCTGCTGGGCCAACACCACCTGACGGACATGGCGTGCGGCTTCGCCCTGGGCTTTCTTCACTTCAGTCTGATGGAGACGGTGTGGCTGTCGTCTGGAGCCTGTCAGACGCTCATCTCCATCGGGACCTTCAGCTGGGGCTCCATCCGTTAG
- the LOC132140713 gene encoding inactive phospholipid phosphatase 7 isoform X2: MGWPEFLSVNVPPRNNRAWRRSGQSRSQQNQQSENLPEPGESMKERREATRLPDEDCMLLNPSFRGIAINSLLAIDICLSKRLGVCVHTTSSWGSMRSAVTLLALTGHGITWICGTLVCLTQSNTLAGQEVLINLLIALILDVLTVAGVQKLVRRKGPWDISPGFLDCVALDTYSFPAAHASRAVMVSKFLLSHLVLAVPLRVLLVLWAVLVGLSRVLLGQHHLTDMACGFALGFLHFSLMETVWLSSGACQTLISIGTFSWGSIR, from the exons aTGGGCTGGCCTGAGTTTCTGTCCGTGAACGTCCCGCCACGAAACAACAGAGCGTGGAGAAGATCCGGCCAGTCCCGATCCCAGCAGAACCAGCAGAGTGAGAACCTGCCAGAGCCGGGTGAGAGCATGAAGGAGCGCAGAGAGGCGACCAGGCTGCCGGATGAAGACTGCATGCTGCTCAATCCGTCCTTCAGAGGCATCGCCATCAACTCACTGCTGGCCATCGACATCTGTCTGTCCAAGCGTCTGGGTGTGTGCGTCCACACCACATCCTCATGGGGCAGCATGCGCTCTGCGGTCACTCTACTGGCTCTGACGGGTCACGGCATCACCTGGATCTGTGGGACTCTGGTGTGTCTCACTCAGAGTAACACGCTGGCTGGACAAGAGGTCCTGATCAACCTGCTGATAG CGCTGATTCTTGATGTTCTGACTGTGGCCGGGGTTCAGAAACTGGTCAGGCGCAAAGGACCATGGGACATAAGTCCCGGCTTTCTGGACTGTGTGGCTCTGGACACGTACTCGTTCCCGGCTGCACATGCCAGCAGAGCAGTCATGGTGTCCAAGTTCCTCTTGTCCCATCTGGTGCTGGCCGTCCCGCTGCGGGTCCTGCTGGTGCTGTGGGCCGTCCTGGTGGGCTTGTCCCGCGTTCTGCTGGGCCAACACCACCTGACGGACATGGCGTGCGGCTTCGCCCTGGGCTTTCTTCACTTCAGTCTGATGGAGACGGTGTGGCTGTCGTCTGGAGCCTGTCAGACGCTCATCTCCATCGGGACCTTCAGCTGGGGCTCCATCCGTTAG